From one Ignavibacteria bacterium genomic stretch:
- a CDS encoding RNA polymerase sigma factor, translated as MAYDQLSDEEVFALVQSANDQLAFKTLYGRYNKRIYAYCLRVLGNREDANDVFQIIAMAIYDKRDSFKDGSFVAWLFTITRNTCLKAVRNRRTTTELNEEIHTKPDISSFSDDFILKDSLHRAVQSLQDEFREALELRYFDDLSYEQIAACLGITESLAKIRVFRAKKQIASILAPIMDELK; from the coding sequence ATGGCCTATGATCAACTCTCTGACGAGGAGGTGTTTGCTCTCGTTCAATCAGCGAACGATCAGCTTGCATTTAAAACATTGTATGGTCGCTATAACAAAAGAATTTACGCATACTGTTTACGGGTACTGGGCAACAGAGAAGATGCAAACGATGTTTTTCAGATTATCGCAATGGCTATCTACGACAAACGGGACTCGTTTAAAGATGGGTCGTTCGTGGCATGGCTGTTTACGATCACCCGCAATACCTGCCTTAAGGCTGTTCGTAACCGGCGCACAACAACTGAACTCAACGAGGAAATTCATACCAAGCCTGACATCAGTTCTTTTAGTGACGACTTTATCCTCAAAGATTCACTTCACCGGGCTGTTCAGTCATTACAGGATGAATTCCGCGAAGCTCTTGAACTTCGATACTTCGACGATCTTTCCTATGAACAAATTGCGGCATGCCTGGGTATTACGGAATCCCTTGCAAAGATTAGGGTGTTTCGGGCAAAAAAGCAAATTGCCAGTATCCTTGCTCCGATAATGGATGAACTAAAATGA
- a CDS encoding tetratricopeptide repeat protein, which yields MTHEELLAGYLENSLSAQQLQELQAVLAADPVLAAEIARLQKLESILAEAQIYSPAPAEVIAEAETSVINKMNVTPGSRPFVQRGLGSWILWGAAVIVLVLLGVGLALVTGNDSAQPVRTDNVLSLQDHPETKVLPDNAEAPLPANQIHTQKEQRPDQMKVREHVNAVRPDNDQVQSQVTNHKNDTETSLGLDANQPTSALSQLISEYQRCLQQGQEIRCAQLALAIGRQYRKNGDVANALHYLETALSQAESAKTVQQQIQILTELALTNIGAGNSESAQTFLSKAISLAESKGLPATQQKELLKSLE from the coding sequence ATGACACACGAAGAACTATTAGCCGGCTACTTAGAAAACTCACTGTCTGCTCAGCAGCTACAAGAGCTGCAGGCTGTTCTGGCTGCAGATCCGGTTCTGGCTGCTGAAATTGCAAGGTTGCAAAAATTAGAAAGTATCCTGGCAGAGGCTCAGATATATTCCCCAGCACCTGCTGAAGTAATTGCGGAGGCTGAAACCTCGGTTATCAACAAGATGAACGTCACACCAGGTAGCAGGCCTTTTGTACAAAGGGGCTTGGGTAGCTGGATATTATGGGGTGCCGCTGTTATCGTGTTGGTACTTCTTGGTGTTGGTTTGGCATTGGTTACGGGAAATGACAGTGCTCAACCGGTACGAACTGATAATGTACTGTCTCTGCAGGACCATCCGGAAACCAAGGTGCTTCCTGACAATGCAGAAGCCCCGCTGCCTGCCAATCAGATACATACTCAAAAGGAACAACGTCCTGACCAGATGAAGGTCAGGGAGCACGTTAATGCAGTACGGCCCGATAACGATCAGGTTCAATCGCAGGTAACCAATCATAAAAACGATACCGAGACGTCGCTTGGTTTGGATGCTAACCAGCCAACATCGGCTCTCAGCCAGCTGATTTCGGAATATCAGCGATGCCTGCAACAAGGTCAGGAAATCAGATGCGCTCAACTTGCACTTGCAATTGGCAGACAGTACCGCAAGAATGGCGATGTTGCAAATGCACTTCACTACCTGGAAACGGCCCTCTCTCAGGCTGAGTCCGCTAAAACTGTTCAGCAACAGATTCAAATTCTTACTGAACTAGCCCTAACCAACATTGGCGCAGGTAACTCAGAGTCAGCGCAGACCTTCCTCTCCAAGGCCATCAGCCTTGCCGAGTCGAAAGGATTGCCTGCAACTCAACAAAAAGAACTGCTAAAGTCACTTGAATAG